TTGTGAAAGCCACAATAAAGTATATAAATGATAAATTTTTAGATACAACTTCCAAAACAGTGACATGATATATAGATCTATTATTACATACATCATTTGTGAGATGAAAAGGAGGGAAAaaacttgacaaaaaaaaaataaaaggtttcCCTTTGAGACTCCTAGTTTTTTATATTTCAGAAGTGTAAAAATCGCATAGTTTCATAACGGTCATAAATAAGAACATTAGAATGTAATAAAGGGGAGCGACAACACCCTTTTATGATATTGGACACCTACAAATAAATCCAACCatggataatgatgatgatgatgccaaAAGTAACCTATTGAAGAGCATTGGCACCAGCAACAATCTCAAGAATTTCACCTGTGATCTTAGCCTGACGTTCCCTATTGTAGACAATGGATAAGTTCTTCTTCAACTCAACAGCATTATCAGTTGCACTACTCATTGCACTCATTCTAGCAGCAAGCTCACTTGCAAGTGATTCTTGAAGTGCTCTCAAGACTTGGCTGTTGAGATAAAGCGGCAAGAGAGCATCAAGGATCTGAACAGGATCTTGCTCAAACTCCAAAATTGGTGAATAGTCTTCTGTCTTTGTCCTCACAGCATCCCTCTCTACAGTTAGCTTTCCTTCCTTTGTTGTTAGCCTGAAGAACTCATCATCAGCAGCATCAACACAGTTTCCATTGATGTCACAAATCTCTCCCTTTGGCGACAGTGGAAGTAAGGTATGAATCACAGGATCTGATTTCACCAATGACACAAACTTTGTGTACAAGAGTTCTACTTTGTCAACCTCTTCACTGATAAACAGCGAGAAGGCATCATCAGCAATTGCCTGAGCTTCTTTCGCAGTTGGGAGCGATCCTCCTTCTAGAAACCGATCAACTGGTATGTAAGGTCTACGGAGGAAGTAAGAGTTACCCTTCTTGCCAACACTAATGATAGTGTAGTCAAGACCAAGATCCTTCAATTGAGCAATTCTTGCCTCGGCTTTCTTGATGATGTTATTGTTGAAACCACCACAGAGACCTCTATCACCAGTGCACACAACCAGTGCTACCTTCTTCACTGGCCTAACTTTTGTGAGAGGGACATCAATGTCCTCAGTTTGGAGCTGCTCGTTGATGTTGTAGAGGACCTCAACAAGAGTCTCTGAGAAGGGTCTTCCATTAACAACAGCTTCTTGAGCCCTTCTGACTTTAGCGGCTGCAACAAGCTTCATTGCTTCTGTGATCTTCTGTGTGTTCTTGACAGATTCAATGCGGGTTCTGAGCTCTCTGAGACCACACTGTACTGGGGTGACAGAAGAACGTGAGAGGCTGCATGAGGGTGAGTTTTGTGAAGGGAGCTGAAAAGGGTTGAGAACAGAACGGAAAGAGAGGTTGGAGGCATCAGAAAGAGAAGGTTTTGAGGACACCAACATAGTGAGATTGGAACAAGACATTGTCGCAGATGGAGTACCTTTTGGGGCTTCTGCAGTGTAAGTAGATTACAACAGCAGAAAGAGAGCTAGAGAAAGAGGGTTGTGGTGTATTGGTTTGGTTGGTTTATGTTGAGATTGGTGTTATCCTCTCCTTGTGTGTTCATGAGATGCTCAATTTGCTATGGTTTATCAAGTGAGGAATGAGTGGAGGGAATGAGAGGGAGTGGATGAGATTTTGGGATAACGATTTCTACGGTTGGCGGAGAGAGCAGATTGCTGTGTACTCAATATTTGTGGTTCTTGTGGGTCCAATCTGATGTGGCTCTGTCTAAACAGAGTTGGGTAACACAAAATCTTTTGTTTTTTCGTTCAAATTAGATAAAGTATGATATCTAAGATCATATTGTTTTCTGTGAAACGGTCCTAATTTTGACTTTTCAATATTTGTTACTATGTCATTCATATTTTAACCTTAATTTTCACCTTTCCGGTGAGGTTTGAACTCCAAAAGCATCAGACCACGATTTTTTTGTGCATATCATAATTTCATTGGTATTAAAGGTATATGCGACTATTCGATCTGTGGCTTTTCCTCCCCCTTAATTCGTTGTGAAGTTGTTAACTCTAACACCACAAAAACATGACAAATATATTTTCATTAATATTCCAGTGTCAATACACGATAAGAATgattttaaatataattgattcttaattctatagtataaaataattagagacaaaataagatataaaaaataaattgaataattaatattaacatatttaaataGAATAGTTTGTGATAATGTACTCATTGAATTAGCATACCAGTTCTTAGAAGTAGTAAAAAATTACtctaaaaaatttatcaaaatccaaataaataatatataatctaaaaaaatagGTTACTCTTatcacaaaaaataaacaaatataaaaaaagatttaaaaaaataaaaattaaattttgaaaattaaataaaaataaaaatataaaaaattagtgtctcaacTATTTAAAAGTacataaaatttaatgtttttgTGTACTCTTATGTactccaaataataataataataataaattatttcatTCTCattaattctataaaaaatatttcatttaaattgtaagaaaataataaataaatatattgatgcatccacagttgattttgtgtctctggAATTTATACATTTATTCTCTAGATTATCGACATTATTC
The sequence above is drawn from the Arachis hypogaea cultivar Tifrunner chromosome 4, arahy.Tifrunner.gnm2.J5K5, whole genome shotgun sequence genome and encodes:
- the LOC112744948 gene encoding ATP synthase gamma chain, chloroplastic, with the protein product MSCSNLTMLVSSKPSLSDASNLSFRSVLNPFQLPSQNSPSCSLSRSSVTPVQCGLRELRTRIESVKNTQKITEAMKLVAAAKVRRAQEAVVNGRPFSETLVEVLYNINEQLQTEDIDVPLTKVRPVKKVALVVCTGDRGLCGGFNNNIIKKAEARIAQLKDLGLDYTIISVGKKGNSYFLRRPYIPVDRFLEGGSLPTAKEAQAIADDAFSLFISEEVDKVELLYTKFVSLVKSDPVIHTLLPLSPKGEICDINGNCVDAADDEFFRLTTKEGKLTVERDAVRTKTEDYSPILEFEQDPVQILDALLPLYLNSQVLRALQESLASELAARMSAMSSATDNAVELKKNLSIVYNRERQAKITGEILEIVAGANALQ